The following proteins come from a genomic window of Pseudomonas putida:
- a CDS encoding alpha/beta fold hydrolase: MTTLNWIRGVNGTLGRLAPEHVAGKMRRAFMTPRNLPPRDWELPVLASAERIALRFGLSALRWGQGPTVLLMHGWEGRPTQFAALIETLVQAGHTVVSLEGPGHGRSPGEQANVVLFARALLEAAAELPPLRAVIGHSMGGASVLLALQMGLRAEAAVSIAAPAQLLGVLRGFAHRLGLPARARAAFIRQVERDVGMQIARLDVAGYQLELPGLVVHATDDALVPPDEAHVIHKAWFDSRLMLLEEGGHQRVLADPRLSEAVLELLARVDAVSAGAASAVNIGIAGAIRRAV, translated from the coding sequence ATGACCACCCTGAACTGGATTCGCGGTGTCAATGGCACCCTGGGCCGCCTGGCCCCCGAGCATGTCGCGGGCAAGATGCGCCGAGCCTTCATGACCCCGCGCAACCTGCCGCCGCGGGATTGGGAGCTGCCTGTGTTGGCCAGCGCCGAGCGAATTGCACTGCGCTTCGGCCTGTCTGCCTTGCGCTGGGGTCAAGGGCCGACCGTGCTGCTGATGCACGGTTGGGAGGGGCGCCCGACGCAGTTTGCCGCCCTGATCGAAACCTTGGTTCAGGCGGGGCATACGGTGGTGTCGCTGGAAGGGCCTGGGCATGGCCGTTCGCCAGGCGAGCAAGCGAACGTGGTGCTGTTTGCCCGGGCGTTGCTGGAAGCTGCTGCTGAGTTGCCGCCGTTGCGTGCAGTCATTGGCCATTCCATGGGTGGGGCGAGCGTGCTGCTGGCTTTACAGATGGGCCTGCGCGCAGAGGCGGCTGTCAGCATTGCGGCCCCGGCGCAATTGTTGGGTGTATTACGTGGTTTCGCCCATCGTCTGGGGCTGCCAGCACGGGCGCGGGCAGCGTTCATTCGCCAGGTTGAGCGCGATGTGGGCATGCAGATTGCGCGGTTGGATGTCGCTGGTTACCAGCTGGAGCTGCCGGGGCTCGTGGTGCATGCCACCGATGATGCTCTCGTGCCCCCAGATGAGGCACATGTCATCCACAAGGCCTGGTTCGACAGCCGTCTGATGCTGCTGGAAGAGGGGGGGCACCAGCGGGTGCTGGCCGATCCGCGGCTGAGTGAAGCCGTGCTCGAACTGCTGGCCCGGGTTGATGCGGTCAGTGCAGGAGCCGCTTCAGCCGTGAACATCGGCATCGCCGGTGCCATTCGCCGCGCTGTCTGA
- a CDS encoding acyl-CoA thioesterase: MSWDLATPFVIDLRVGSEDIDGLGHANNAVYVTWLERCAWRHSQRLGLDLAEYRRLDRAMAVVRHEIDYLAAAYEDDELQLATWIIDWDQRLRMTRRFQLKRPRDGVTLLRAQTTFACIELSSGKPRRMPAEFVEGYGPALIGA; this comes from the coding sequence ATGAGCTGGGACCTGGCAACACCCTTCGTCATCGACCTGCGCGTGGGCAGCGAGGACATCGACGGCCTTGGCCACGCCAACAATGCGGTCTACGTGACCTGGCTTGAGCGTTGCGCCTGGCGCCATTCCCAGCGCCTGGGGCTGGACCTGGCCGAATACCGGCGCCTTGACCGGGCGATGGCCGTGGTGCGCCACGAAATCGACTACCTGGCCGCTGCCTATGAGGACGATGAGCTGCAACTGGCTACCTGGATCATTGACTGGGACCAGCGCCTGCGCATGACCCGGCGTTTTCAGCTCAAGCGCCCGCGCGATGGTGTGACGCTGCTGCGCGCGCAAACCACATTTGCCTGCATCGAGCTGTCCAGCGGCAAGCCCAGGCGCATGCCGGCGGAATTCGTCGAGGGTTACGGCCCGGCGCTGATCGGTGCCTGA
- a CDS encoding TetR family transcriptional regulator — translation MSDKKSRTRERILEAARSALIQHGPAEPSVSQVMGAAGLTVGGFYAHFDSKDELMLEAFRQLLGERRALLAQIDPNLDGAGRRALAGAFYLSRKHRDCEVHACPLPNALGEMQRLPEVFREVLAEHIELMTAAMVDRPEDADKALADLALMVGGLALARALGASDLSDRILRAAKSAVL, via the coding sequence ATGAGCGACAAGAAGAGCAGAACCCGCGAACGCATTCTGGAGGCTGCGCGCAGTGCGCTGATCCAGCACGGCCCGGCCGAGCCCAGCGTCAGCCAGGTAATGGGTGCGGCAGGCCTGACCGTCGGTGGCTTCTATGCGCACTTCGACAGCAAGGACGAGCTGATGCTCGAAGCGTTCCGCCAGTTGTTGGGTGAGCGCCGAGCCTTGCTCGCCCAGATCGACCCCAATCTCGATGGCGCCGGTCGGCGAGCGCTGGCTGGCGCCTTCTACCTCTCGCGCAAGCACCGGGACTGCGAAGTGCATGCATGCCCGCTGCCTAATGCGTTGGGCGAAATGCAGCGCCTGCCGGAGGTTTTCCGCGAGGTGCTGGCCGAGCACATCGAGTTGATGACTGCAGCGATGGTCGACCGCCCTGAGGATGCCGACAAAGCGCTGGCCGACCTGGCCCTGATGGTGGGAGGGCTGGCGCTGGCCCGGGCCCTGGGGGCCAGTGATCTGTCTGACCGTATTTTACGCGCCGCCAAATCGGCGGTGCTTTAA